The following proteins are encoded in a genomic region of Spirosoma sp. SC4-14:
- a CDS encoding ABC transporter permease — MSPLSSIIQFEFRYQFRQPTFYLFIILTLMQGYWSAYRLAELSATGNPVTDAYAVLSSFGLVLAIVTVLIAGQSLTKDWDFRTTPYLYSLPITSRTLFSGRLLGSYGTALAIASFYSLGIVIHSLITLTAIPWLALLDGFVRLLAPNSFVIVCLTFSLTVFLRSIRGAYVSLFAVALYFLLAQSSTSLYADSDLRTLLDPFGVSLIQEALDDMLFLNDAHTLFTFSDLLFINRLLWIGIALGVLAQAESQFSFNTFSQAIPSKRTSAKELSTPSISHSILPKPHSQFGRWQQFQVLVRLSKFAFLNLIRQPAVQISVGLLAMLALLTATILTQNPNFPELPTTAHLTALRLSIGTLIGLFLVVMTGELLFQERTVGFWSIYDALPQSNFVLLSAKIIAMGGLALLLTATLFLTGIGIQLYQHFYEIDWRLYASDLLMDGFLRYCQLIIVGALVAVLLNNRFLSHFVNLILFGALTVAYQTSSPAEAMYLYSFLPGSSSYSDLIGYGANAPLRPVFHLIWWSMAGLFITLLFTVWNRGVSDGFRHRLSQWRQQFSWQQVVAIAVSFVAFGAGIWQLNHQSRIATTPLSYTTQTLPYRSVSGKTVRVQVQYHHPYQVRHILMAAKSALMRGEQLFGAYPYTSLEIRETPLQSVAIWSKPGKIQVSEKEGWLADYRQPQLLDYIDYVVSREVFKQWLVHRLHPAKHSGKGFLCQSLPEYLALQEVARGYGAKQLAKRLAQRKTLYASSHYRSHSTEVSLLQSDGNDALERGRGALALTSIGQVWGDAPLSLTIGQFYRQAIRQPGSATATAFSNQLTQQLPDSLRYLNTYLRDPVWFVYKIGRVANMPNGLVVEIVSSKWQEKKPGQRTTLPINDRVPVALLDKDGHEIYRQLVYPNPDKRDIWLPLLPNATLVAVDPLGAWPEMNKRDNYKIL, encoded by the coding sequence ATGAGCCCATTGTCGTCCATCATTCAATTTGAGTTTCGGTACCAGTTTCGACAGCCGACGTTTTACCTGTTTATCATCCTTACACTGATGCAGGGTTACTGGTCCGCCTACCGATTAGCAGAGCTTTCGGCAACGGGGAATCCGGTTACAGACGCCTATGCCGTACTGTCGTCGTTTGGGTTAGTGCTGGCTATTGTTACGGTGCTGATAGCAGGTCAGTCGCTGACCAAAGACTGGGATTTTCGGACAACGCCGTATCTGTATAGCCTGCCCATCACGAGTCGGACACTTTTTTCGGGGCGGCTGCTGGGTTCGTATGGTACAGCTTTGGCAATTGCCAGTTTTTATTCGCTCGGCATTGTTATTCATTCTCTTATTACGCTAACCGCCATTCCGTGGCTGGCTTTGCTCGACGGTTTCGTCCGGTTGCTGGCGCCCAATAGCTTCGTTATCGTTTGTCTTACGTTCTCACTAACCGTCTTTCTACGAAGCATTCGGGGCGCTTACGTCAGTTTGTTTGCAGTGGCTCTTTACTTTTTGCTGGCCCAATCGAGTACATCACTTTATGCTGATTCCGACCTTAGAACCTTGCTCGATCCATTTGGTGTCAGTCTGATTCAGGAAGCACTCGACGATATGCTATTTCTGAACGATGCCCACACATTGTTTACATTCTCCGACCTGCTCTTCATCAACCGACTCTTGTGGATTGGCATAGCGCTTGGCGTGCTGGCTCAGGCAGAATCCCAGTTTTCGTTCAATACATTCAGTCAGGCGATACCCAGTAAGCGTACCTCCGCGAAAGAGCTATCTACCCCGTCCATATCTCATTCAATACTTCCAAAGCCGCATAGCCAGTTTGGCCGATGGCAACAATTTCAGGTTCTTGTCCGGTTATCCAAATTCGCCTTTCTCAACCTCATTCGCCAACCGGCAGTACAGATTAGTGTAGGGCTATTAGCCATGCTGGCCCTGCTAACCGCTACGATACTGACTCAGAACCCCAACTTCCCCGAGCTTCCAACAACTGCTCATCTGACGGCGCTTCGGTTGTCGATAGGCACGTTGATTGGCCTGTTTTTAGTAGTAATGACGGGCGAACTACTTTTCCAGGAACGAACCGTTGGATTCTGGTCGATTTACGACGCCCTCCCCCAGTCGAATTTTGTGCTCTTATCGGCCAAAATTATCGCGATGGGCGGTCTGGCGCTGCTATTAACCGCCACCCTTTTTCTAACGGGCATCGGCATACAGCTTTATCAGCATTTCTATGAAATCGACTGGCGATTATACGCATCCGATTTGCTTATGGATGGGTTTCTGCGTTACTGTCAGCTTATCATAGTAGGAGCATTGGTAGCCGTATTGCTCAACAATCGGTTCCTGAGTCATTTCGTCAATCTGATTCTCTTTGGTGCGCTTACGGTAGCCTATCAAACCTCCAGTCCGGCAGAGGCTATGTATCTGTATTCGTTCTTACCTGGTTCCTCATCCTATTCTGATTTAATCGGTTATGGAGCCAATGCGCCCCTTCGCCCGGTTTTTCATCTGATCTGGTGGAGTATGGCAGGTTTGTTCATAACACTTCTTTTCACCGTTTGGAACCGGGGCGTTTCGGATGGCTTCAGACATCGGCTCAGCCAGTGGCGGCAACAATTTTCCTGGCAACAGGTCGTGGCTATCGCCGTTTCATTTGTTGCTTTTGGAGCAGGCATCTGGCAACTAAATCACCAGTCCAGAATAGCTACAACTCCACTAAGCTACACAACTCAAACGCTACCCTATAGGTCCGTTTCGGGAAAAACCGTTCGTGTTCAGGTACAGTACCATCATCCCTATCAGGTTCGGCATATTCTGATGGCTGCCAAATCGGCCCTGATGCGAGGAGAACAGTTGTTTGGCGCTTATCCATACACATCACTCGAAATTCGCGAAACGCCATTGCAATCAGTAGCGATATGGTCGAAGCCAGGAAAAATCCAGGTATCTGAAAAGGAAGGATGGCTGGCCGATTATCGACAACCGCAATTGCTCGATTACATTGATTATGTTGTTTCTCGGGAAGTGTTTAAACAATGGCTTGTTCATCGACTCCATCCGGCCAAGCATTCCGGTAAAGGTTTTCTCTGTCAAAGCTTGCCCGAATATCTGGCCCTACAGGAAGTAGCACGAGGCTACGGGGCCAAGCAGTTGGCCAAACGGCTGGCTCAACGCAAAACGTTGTATGCGTCCAGTCATTACCGCAGCCATAGTACCGAAGTTTCTTTACTACAATCGGATGGCAACGATGCGCTTGAGCGCGGTCGGGGGGCTCTGGCCTTAACCAGTATTGGACAGGTCTGGGGTGATGCGCCACTGAGTTTAACCATTGGCCAGTTCTATCGGCAGGCTATTCGCCAACCCGGTTCGGCCACGGCCACAGCGTTTTCAAACCAGCTAACTCAGCAACTTCCCGATTCGCTTCGCTACCTGAACACGTATTTACGTGATCCGGTATGGTTTGTCTACAAAATTGGGCGCGTTGCCAATATGCCTAATGGCCTGGTTGTCGAAATTGTGTCGAGCAAATGGCAGGAAAAAAAACCGGGCCAACGAACCACCCTGCCGATTAATGATCGCGTACCGGTTGCCCTGCTCGACAAAGATGGACACGAAATTTACCGACAGCTTGTCTACCCCAATCCCGATAAACGAGATATATGGCTTCCACTACTCCCCAATGCGACGCTCGTTGCTGTCGATCCGCTCGGTGCATGGCCCGAAATGAACAAACGCGACAATTATAAAATTCTATGA